Proteins encoded within one genomic window of Triticum aestivum cultivar Chinese Spring chromosome 2D, IWGSC CS RefSeq v2.1, whole genome shotgun sequence:
- the LOC123051620 gene encoding heavy metal-associated isoprenylated plant protein 35 produces MASGEAEPLQYTTTVLRVSIHCEGCKKKVKKVLHSIEGVYKVTIDATQHKVTVTGSVAADALVRRLLKSGKHAALWPMPAPAPPATEAKKPEEAPSAGKGGKGAEKVDAKPKKVAAEVEPESSEKPDKDEGSEKKPEKAGGKKPKDEAKDEAEVPEKKEKGSPEPPAKEAAAADEAPEAGGEETGGKKGKKKKNKQQKEAGDGDAATEKPPPPQQQQQQQPKTKQPQPQQAMPPVPAPGPGPGPDRAHGHGGPYPYYAPQPVMSYNMAQPSASVSYYAPTPVASMQPMPPPPPYGGYSPYPPMMMPPPPPPEYMYGPPGMRSSPPQEPYNSMFNEENPSSCSVM; encoded by the exons ATGGCGTCAGGGGAAGCAGAGCCGCTGCAGTACACG ACCACTGTGCTGCGGGTGTCCATCCACTGCGAGGGGTgcaagaagaaggtcaagaaggtGCTCCACAGCATCGAAG GTGTGTACAAGGTGACGATCGACGCGACGCAGCACAAGGTGACGGTCACCGGCAGCGTGGCCGCCGACGCGCTCGTCAGACGGCTGCTCAAGTCCGGCAAGCACGCCGCGCTCTGGCCgatgccggcgccggcgccgcccgccacAGAGGCCAAGAAGCCTGAGGAGGCCCCGTCTGCCGGGAAGGGCGGCAAGGGAGCGGAGAAGGTGGACGCCAAGCCCAAAAAGGTGGCCGCCGAGGTAGAGCCGGAGAGCTCGGAGAAGCCAGACAAGGACGAAGGTTCAGAGAAGAAACCGGAGAAAGCCGGGGGGAAGAAACCCAAGGACGAggccaaggatgaggcagaggttcctgagaagaaggagaagggctCGCCGGAGCCGCCAGCCAAAGAAGCGGCGGCCGCCGACGAGGCCCCGGAGGCGGGCGGAGAGGAGACGGGGggcaagaagggaaagaagaagaagaacaagcagcAGAAGGAGGCCGGCGACGGGGACGCCGCTACGgaaaagccgccgccgccgcagcagcagcagcagcagcagccaaagacgaagcaGCCACAGCCGCAGCAGGCGATgccgcccgtgccggcgccgggGCCGGGGCCGGGGCCAGACCGCGCGCACGGCCACGGCGGCCCGTACCCGTACTACGCGCCGCAGCCGGTGATGAGCTACAACATGGCGCAGCCGAGCGCGAGCGTGTCGTACTACGCGCCCACGCCGGTAGCGTCCATGCagccaatgccgcctccgccgccgtatGGCGGGTACTCGCCTTACCCGCCGATgatgatgccgccgccgccgccgccggagtacaTGTACGGGCCGCCGGGCATGCGGTCGTCCCCGCCGCAGGAACCGTACAACAGCATGTTCAACGAGGAGAACCCCAGTTCCTGTAGCGTCATGtga